The following DNA comes from Vibrio gigantis.
GCAATCATACGAGCCGCGTGACCAATGTTATGTAGGCCAGTCGTACATGCAGTAGAAATCGCGATGTTTGGACCGCGTAGACCACGCATGATAGACATGTGACCAGCAATCATATTCACGATCGTCGACGGTACGAAGAACGGGCTGATCTTACGAGGACCTTTTTCAGTTAGAGCTTGGTGACCGGCTTCGATCAAACCAAGACCACCAATACCAGAACCGATAGCAACACCCACACGTGGAGCGTTTTCTTCAGTAATAGTTAGGGCTGAATCATCTAAAGCTTGAATACCTGCTGCGACGCCGTACTGGATGAACAAGTCCATCTTACGAGCATCTTTTTTAGTCATATACTCTTCGCAGTTAAAGTCTTTAACTAGACCTGCAAAACGAGTTGAGAAATTGGTTGCATCAAAGTGCTCGATATTAACGATACCACTTTGACCAGCTAGCAGGGCTTTCCAAGAAGATTCTACAGTGTTGCCTACCGGTGACAACATACCCATGCCAGTGACAACTACACGACGCTTGGACACGATTTTACACTCCGGGGATTGAGGTGATTTAAGATGAGGATAGATGAGTTAGATAAAACACAGGCGGTCGAGGTGACCGCCTGGGAGAGATTATTACTGAGCGCTAGTTACGTAATCGATAGCTGCTTGAACAGTAGTAATTTTCTCAGCTTCTTCATCTGGGATTTCAGTGTCGAATTCTTCTTCTAGAGCCATTACTAGCTCAACTGTGTCTAGAGAATCTGCACCTAGGTCATCAACGAAAGAAGCTTCGTTTTTAACTTCAGCTTCGTCTACACCTAGCTGTTCAACAATGATTTTCTTTACGCGTTCTTCGAGGTTGCTCATTTTTTCTTTTCCTTTACAGAGTTCGCTTTATGCGATGTTTTCCGTAGTTTATTCAATCTATTGAAAGTTGCAAGGTCAACTTTTCTGGTCAAACCACAATTTTCACGATTTTAACCGAAATTACGTATGATCTTGACTTAAATCATGCACAAATGTTGCACATAATTTACACCATGTACATACCGCCATTGACGTGAAGTGTTTCACCTGTGATATAAGCTGCCGCAGGTGACGCCAAAAATACCACAGCTTCAGCGATTTCGCGAGGGTCACCTAGTCGACCTGCTGGTACATTCGCCAAAGTTGCTGCACGTTGGTCATCATTTAGCGCTTTAGTCATGTCAGTTTCGATGAAACCAGGAGCTACAGTGTTCACTGTAACGCCACGAGACGCAACTTCACGAGCCATTGATTTAGTAAAACCAATTACGCCTGCTTTTGCAGCTGCGTAGTTAGCTTGACCAGCGTTACCCATAGTACCTACTACAGAACCAACGTTTACGATACGACCTTGACGCTTCTTCATCATGCCACGCAATACAGCTTTAGACATGCGGAAGATAGGCGTTAGGTTAGTATCGATGATATCATTCCACTCGTCGTCTTTCATACGCATAAGTAGGTTATCACGAGTGATACCTGCGTTGTTAACTAGAATGTCAATCGCACCGAATTCATCGTTGATGGTTTTCAGTGTAGCAGCAATTGAGTCAGTATCAGTGACATTAAGAGCAAGACCTTTACCGTTCTCACCAAGGTACTCGCTAATTGCAGCTGCGCCGCCTTCAGATGTAGCAGTACCGATAACTTTAGCACCACGCTCAACTAAAAGTTCAGCGATTGCACGACCGATGCCACGGCTTGCGCCTGTAACTAGTGCAACTTTGCCTTCTAAATTCATCATAACTTCTCTATTAAGTGGTTATTACTTAGCAGCTTCTAGTGATGCAGTGTCATTAACTGCAGCAGCTGTCATAGTTTTTACGATTCGTTTTGTTAGACCAGTAAGAACTTTACCAGGGCCTAATTCAAGTAGCTTCTCAACACCTTGCTCGTTCATCGCTTGTACACCTTCAGTCCAACGAACTGGGCTGTATAGCTGACGAACAAGTGCGTCTTTAATTTTTGCAGGGTCTGTTTCAGCAATAACATCAACGTTATTGATAACAGGCAGTGCTGGCGTGTTGAACTCTAGAGCTTCTAGAGCCACCGCTAGCTTGTCTGCTGCTGGCTTCATCAGTGCACAGTGAGACGGCACAGAAACAGGTAACGGAAGTGCACGCTTAGCGCCCGCTTCTTTACAAAGTGCACCAGCACGCTCTACTGCCGCTTTGTTACCCGCGATAACAACTTGGCCAGGAGAGTTAAAGTTAACTGGAGACACAACTTCGTCTTGCGCAGCTTCTTCACACGCCTTAGCAATCGCTTCATCGTCTAGACCGATGATTGCGTACATTGCACCAACACCTGCAGGAACCGCTTCTTGCATCAGTTGACCACGTAGTTCAACCAACTTGATCGCTTCTTTAAAGTCGATAACGCCTGCACATACTAGTGCAGAGTATTCGCCTAGGCTGTGACCTGCTAGATTTACAGGTTGCTCTAGGCCAAGTTCTTGCCATACACGCCAAATAGCAACAGACGCTGTTAATAGAGCCGGTTGAGTGCGGAAAGTTTCATTTAGATTTTCTACTGGACCATCTTGAACCAATGCCCATAGATCGTAACCAAGTGCTTCTGAAGCTTCAGCAAATGTCTGTTTAACAACATCATACTGTTCGCCTAGGTCAGCAAGCATACCGATAGCTTGAGAGCCTTGGCCTGGGAATACGATAGCAAACTTGCTCATTGTAATTATCCTTTAAGCAAAGCAAAAAATTGAATAAGGCACATAAGTTATGTGCCTTGTTTGTTGATTATCGCTTGAGGTTAGAATTTAACTAACGCAGAACCCCAAGTGAAGCCGCCACCAAAGGCTTCAAGAAGAAGCGTTTGACCACGTTTAATTCGCCCGTCGCGAACAGCCTCATCGAGTGCTGTTGGCACGGTAGCTGCTGACGTATTACCGTGCTTATCAAGAGTAATAACTACTTGATCAAGCGACATTGTCAGCTTTTTAGCCGTTGCCGAGATAATACGGTAGTTCGCTTGGTGTGGAACTAACCAATCAAGCTCTGACTTATCCATATTATTCGCAGCTAATGTGTCTTTAACTAGCTTAGAAAGCTGAGTTACCGCCACTTTGAATACTTCGTTGCCTGCCATGTGCAGCCATTTGTCAGCATCACCGCCGCGCTCTGGTACTTCTAGGCTTAGAAGCTCACCGTATTTACCATCAGAGTAAATGTGAGTAGACAAAATACCTGGCTCTTCGCTTGCGCCTACAACCACCGCGCCTGCTGCATCACCAAATAAGATGATAGTAGAGCGGTCAGTCGGATCACAGGTTTTTGACAGTGCATCAGCACCAATTACCAAAACGTTCTTACACATGCCAGTCTTGA
Coding sequences within:
- the acpP gene encoding acyl carrier protein, whose product is MSNLEERVKKIIVEQLGVDEAEVKNEASFVDDLGADSLDTVELVMALEEEFDTEIPDEEAEKITTVQAAIDYVTSAQ
- the fabG gene encoding 3-oxoacyl-ACP reductase FabG → MNLEGKVALVTGASRGIGRAIAELLVERGAKVIGTATSEGGAAAISEYLGENGKGLALNVTDTDSIAATLKTINDEFGAIDILVNNAGITRDNLLMRMKDDEWNDIIDTNLTPIFRMSKAVLRGMMKKRQGRIVNVGSVVGTMGNAGQANYAAAKAGVIGFTKSMAREVASRGVTVNTVAPGFIETDMTKALNDDQRAATLANVPAGRLGDPREIAEAVVFLASPAAAYITGETLHVNGGMYMV
- the fabD gene encoding ACP S-malonyltransferase, translated to MSKFAIVFPGQGSQAIGMLADLGEQYDVVKQTFAEASEALGYDLWALVQDGPVENLNETFRTQPALLTASVAIWRVWQELGLEQPVNLAGHSLGEYSALVCAGVIDFKEAIKLVELRGQLMQEAVPAGVGAMYAIIGLDDEAIAKACEEAAQDEVVSPVNFNSPGQVVIAGNKAAVERAGALCKEAGAKRALPLPVSVPSHCALMKPAADKLAVALEALEFNTPALPVINNVDVIAETDPAKIKDALVRQLYSPVRWTEGVQAMNEQGVEKLLELGPGKVLTGLTKRIVKTMTAAAVNDTASLEAAK
- a CDS encoding beta-ketoacyl-ACP synthase III, with product MYSKILGTGSYLPSQVRTNADLEKMVETSDEWIVARTGIKERRISAENETVADMAFYAAENAIEMAGIDKEDIDLIIVATTSSSHTFPSSACQVQGKLGIKGCPAFDLAAACSGFVYALSVADQHIKTGMCKNVLVIGADALSKTCDPTDRSTIILFGDAAGAVVVGASEEPGILSTHIYSDGKYGELLSLEVPERGGDADKWLHMAGNEVFKVAVTQLSKLVKDTLAANNMDKSELDWLVPHQANYRIISATAKKLTMSLDQVVITLDKHGNTSAATVPTALDEAVRDGRIKRGQTLLLEAFGGGFTWGSALVKF